In a genomic window of Procambarus clarkii isolate CNS0578487 chromosome 10, FALCON_Pclarkii_2.0, whole genome shotgun sequence:
- the LOC123773853 gene encoding protein P200-like, with the protein MINAFTQMFIVNHLVTASTFYQYSIERLQSALNGCGVRRPATEISVLQPRITVQQPKLPVQQPKFDVQQPKFDVQQPKFDVQQPKFDVQQPKFDVQQPKFDVQQPKFDVQQPKFDVQQPKFDVQQPKFTVQQPKFDVQQPKFDVQQPKFDVQQPKFTVQQPKFDVQQPKFDVQQPKFDVQQPKFDVQQPKLPVQQPKFDVQQPKFDVQQPKFDVQQPKFDVQQPKFDVQQPKFDVQQPKFDVQQPKFDVQQPKFTVQQPKFDVQQPKFDVQQPKFDVQQPKFTVQQPKFDVQQPKFDVQQPKFDVQQPKFDVQQPKFTVQQPKFGVQQPKFAVQQSKFAVQQSKFAVHSSVINLRHSKM; encoded by the coding sequence ATGATCAACGCCTTCACTCAAATGTTTATCGTTAATCACCTCGTTACAGCCTCGACGTTTTACCAATACAGCATTGAACGGTTACAGTCTGCGTTGAATGGTTGTGGCGTTCGGCGACCTGCGACTGAAATCAGCGTCCTGCAACCAAGAATCACAGTTCAACAACCAAAGTTGCCCGTTCAACAACCAAAGTTCGACGTTCAACAACCAAAGTTCGACGTTCAACAACCAAAGTTCGACGTTCAACAACCAAAGTTCGACGTTCAACAACCAAAGTTCGACGTTCAACAACCAAAGTTCGACGTTCAACAACCAAAGTTCGACGTTCAACAACCAAAGTTCGACGTTCAACAACCAAAGTTCGACGTTCAACAACCAAAGTTTACCGTTCAACAACCAAAGTTCGACGTTCAACAACCAAAGTTCGACGTTCAACAACCAAAGTTCGACGTTCAACAACCAAAGTTTACCGTTCAACAACCAAAGTTCGACGTTCAACAACCAAAGTTCGACGTTCAACAACCAAAGTTCGACGTTCAACAACCAAAGTTCGACGTTCAACAACCAAAGTTGCCCGTTCAACAACCAAAGTTCGACGTTCAACAACCAAAGTTCGACGTTCAACAACCAAAGTTCGACGTTCAACAACCAAAGTTCGACGTTCAACAACCAAAGTTCGACGTTCAACAACCAAAGTTCGACGTTCAACAACCAAAGTTCGACGTTCAACAACCAAAGTTCGACGTTCAACAACCAAAGTTTACCGTTCAACAACCAAAGTTCGACGTTCAACAACCAAAGTTCGACGTTCAACAACCAAAGTTCGACGTTCAACAACCAAAGTTTACCGTTCAACAACCAAAGTTCGACGTTCAACAACCAAAGTTCGACGTTCAACAACCAAAGTTCGACGTTCAACAACCAAAGTTCGACGTTCAACAACCAAAGTTTACCGTTCAACAACCAAAGTTCGGCGTTCAACAACCAAAGTTTGCCGTTCAACAATCAAAGTTTGCCGTTCAACAATCAAAGTTTGCCGTTCACAGTTCAGTTATAAATCTTCGGCATTCAAAAATGTAA